The following are encoded together in the Cynocephalus volans isolate mCynVol1 chromosome 4, mCynVol1.pri, whole genome shotgun sequence genome:
- the MS4A10 gene encoding membrane-spanning 4-domains subfamily A member 10, whose product MAAEANGTAAVTPSSGAGELLPGQPLSLTQPGQISPPQKVTQPGLLAPNWHQEKAQRRSCLLQELGAFYVIVAVLHLFLGTYLLSRVKSLHLVVLKSWYPFWGAASFVISGILATTMKTSPKMCLKELCLMANLISFFCVLSGLFVIAKDLFLESPFESPIWRMYPNTTVHIQRLELTLLCFTFLELFLPVPTAIIACPGDHLSAEEDDLSLVPNTPLELRGLSMGPPPSYEDVTQGDTQDEQNQR is encoded by the exons ATGGCAGCAGAAGCCAACGGGACAGCCGCAGTCACGCCCAGCTCTGGTGCTGGCGAACTCCTGCCAGGGCAGCCCCTCAGCCTAACCCAGCCTGGGCAGATAAGTCCACCCCAGAAGGTGACCCAGCCCGGGCTTCTGGCTCCAAACTGGCACCAGGAGAAGGCCCAGAGGAGGAGCTGCCTTCTCCAGGAGCTGGGC GCCTTCTATGTCATCGTCGCTGTGCTGCACCTGTTCTTGGGCACTTACCTGCTCTCCAGAGTCAAGAGCCTTCACCTGGTGGTGCTAAAGTCCTGGTATCCATTCTGGGGTGCTGCCTCT TTTGTCATTTCAGGGATCTTGGCAACAACAATGAAGACCTCTCCTAAAATGTGTCTG AAGGAGTTGTGCCTGATGGCAAACCTCATCAGTTTCTTCTGTGTGCTGTCCGGCCTCTTTGTCATTGCCAAGGATCTCTTTCTGGAGAGCCCATTTGAGTCCCCAATCTGGAGAATGTACCCCAACACCACA GTCCACATCCAGAGGCTGGAGCTGACCCTGCTCTGCTTCACCTTCCTGGAGCTCTTCCTGCCAGTGCCCACGGCCATCATAGCCTGCCCAGGAGACCACCTGTCTGCAGAG GAGGACGACTTGTCCCTTGTTCCCAACACACCTTTGGAGCTCAGGGGTCTGTCGATGGGGCCTCCCCCGTCCTACGAGGATGTGACTCAAGGTGACACACAGGATGAGCAAAATCAGAGGTGA